The stretch of DNA CTAATAAAGGCCCAAGTTTCTTTTGGATCCCAACTCCAATAACGTCCCCAGCTTTCGTTTGCCCAAACACCGCCTAAGAAAGTACCAATGGATAGAGCGTAAAGCCCAACCATCATAGATAACTCTGAAATAGCAGTTAATTCTTTAATGTTTAATGTTAATTTTTTATAATTATCTTTTTTTCGAATACACATTAATATTAGGTTAACGAGTCCAACAATAAAACTTAAACCTAAAAATCCATAACTCGAAACAATAACAGCAACATGTACTACTAGCCAATACGATTTTAAAACAGGAACAAGATTTGTAACTGTAGGGGACATAACACTTAAAAATGAAAATGCCATCAAAAGAACAGTCATTAATGAGCCTGAAGACAAAACAAAATAGTTTTTATAGGCAAAAATAATACTCGATAATAAAGTACACCATGCAACAAATATAATAGCTTCATAACCATTACTCCATGGGGCATGTCCTGAGATATACCATCTGGCAGCTAAACCAATAGTGTGAAGTACAAAAGTTATTATAATGAAGAAACTTAATATATTTCCAATCGTTGTAATATATTTTTTGTCACTATATAGATTTAAAAATGCTAAAATGATTAAGAAAGATCCTAAAATAGCATAAAGAATAATACATACTTTAAAAATAGGGAATTTGTTATATAAAATCTCTAATTCAATTTTTTCTTTAGAAGGCAATTCAATGTCTTCAGTACGCTGAAAATCAGCTATTTTTTGAAGATTTTCATTGGGTTTTGACCAGTCTTTTGTTTCTCGTGCTTTTAAAATAGAGTTAAAGTAATCACTTATAAAGATTTGTCCTTCTTTGAATAATTCTCCGTCATGTGTTGCCCAGCTATTCCAGTCGTTATTATGTGCTTTTAAATCAGGAATTACCCAAAAATAACTACCATTTCCTATTCCTTCAATAGTACTTAAACGTTGAATTACTTTCAATACTTCTTTATCAAAATCACTACGTTCAGCCTCTGATTTATTGAAAGATTCTTCATAAACATCATATAATGATTTAGCAGTAGGATTTTCAGGATCTTTTTTTACCAAATCAACCATAGAGGTATACCATTTACCATTTTTTTCTATGGCATGTGTGATACTTTTAAGTTCTTCACCTCCTTTTTTACCAACCAATATTATAGGCTGATTAAACCATTTAGAAGTTTCAAAAGTCATTGATAAATAAACCTGAACAGCATTTAATGAATCAATTTTATCACTTCCGTGTATTTCACCAATTAATTCTTTTGCATAAGTATGAATGGGTTTAATACGCCCTTGCTGATCTTGAACTAATACTTTTCCTAATTTTTTAGCATGTTCAGAATCGATAGTGAACGAATTTGTAAAACCATGATTAAAAGTTTGCCCTCCATGAGCTGCTTCAGATTGAGCTGTCTCGGTTTTATGAACAGATCCATCAGTATGTATGTGAGTATCAGAAGGATTTTTACCATGCATATCAATTTCATGAGTGCCTGGAGCATCTGGTTTAACAGGGTTATGATTAGCGTTATGAACTGTTCCATCTTCGTGAACATGAGTTTCTTCTTGTTGGTTAACAGGATTATGGTTAGCATCATGTACTGTACCGTCTTCGTGAACATGAGTTTCAGTTTGTTTTTCTTTAACGACTGACTCAGTACTAGTTTGCGCATTTAATGCTCCAACAGAAAGAAGAGTAGCTATAACTAAGCTTGCTTTTCGTTTTTTGATAGAGTTTAAAACATGACGTACTTTACTGAAATAACTTCCTTTCCAGACTATAGTTAAAATCATACCTAATGTCATAACAAAATAACCTATATAAGTTATTAATGTTCCCCAGAAATCAGCATTTACCGATAAAACTGTGGTTTGTTTTCCTTCGGGAGAAATGATATAAGAAGATTGAAAAAAGCGATAACCTTTGTAATCTAACACATTATTCATGAATATACGATAAGGAAATTTAGTTTCTCCATCTATAACGGTTACTTCACTGGCAAAAGAGGAAGGGTTTTCAGAACCTGGATATTTTTCCAATTGAAAATCGTTCAACCGAATTTTAAAAGGCATTTTATATTTAGGGTCTAACCAAGAAGAACCATAACCTAAACTAATATTCAATCCATTGATTTCATAAGTAGGACTATAAGTTGTATTAAATTGACGTCCCATGAACGATATTTTTTTAGTTTCTTTTCCTGATTTTAATTCTCCAATAACTAAGTTATCAATTTCTGTAGGTAGAATAACGAAACGAGCTTTATCGGTAGTATATAAAATTTGTTCAATTTTAGTTAACTCATTGGCTTTAACATTACCAGAATCATTTTTCATCATGTTAAAAAAACCAAAATCATAAGGTGCTTGTAAATATAATTCATTGTCCTTTTCAATAATATTCATTATAGATTTATCAGTACTTTCGTATCCTAATTTTTGACCATCAAACTCGATAATATCACCTTTTAATAAGATTTCAGATTCTCGGACGGCTTCTCCACCATTTTGTCCTCCCATTTTAGTAATAACCTCTACACCGGGATGTCCTTTTGAATATTTTTTTTGAATATAATCTAGTACACGAAATTCAACAGTTTTGTCCCCATAATGAATAGTTTTTTCAAAATCTTTATGAAAAGGAGATAAAATATAGGCATCTTCACCATAATAAGGTCGTTTACCATCTTCTTTTACCATATATTTGAAAAAAGATTTGTACGAACGAATAATATCTGCTGATTCACCTTCAGCAATATCCATCTGCCCTTCAAAGCTATGATAACGTGAGATAAAAGCCCCGATAAACATGATAATGAACGAAACATGTAATAATAAAGTAGGAAGCTTTTTCCATGTATATAATTTATAACGTTCTATATTTCCAATAAAATTAAGGATTAATAAAACCATGATTAATTCAAACCACTTGGTTTTGTATATCCAAGCTTGAGCTGTCGGTGTTCCATACCATGATTCTACAAAAGTTGCAATTCCCATTGTCGTTGCAAAGACAATGAGTAATAAGGTCATGGTTCTAGTTGAAAATAATATTTGGAAGAATTTCATTTTTTTTAGATTAAAATTGAACTCAAATTTACGTAATCTAAAAATTTTAAGAATTAAATTCGATTATTTTTTTTAATAAGAGTATCAAAATAGGGTGTAATTATTTTCTAAACGTTTTGAAATCGTATATTTGTGGCACAAATTGTGATGTATGATAATAATCAGTCAGGAAAAAATTGATTAATTAAATGGATTCGTTAAAAATAAGATCACTGTTAAGACAGTTAGTTCAATCAGAACACTTAGATATTTTTTCAGCAATTTTAATTTTAGGAGTAACACTATGGAGAGGGTTTCATGAAACCATATATTATAATGGAGAAATTCAGTTTGGAATACCTATTTCTGAATTGAGTGATTATATTGAGAAAGGAGCTTTCCCTTTAGGGATTTTTTCTATTATAGGTGCTGTATTTTCAGTAATGGCAACACGTTTGGTAGGGAAGCAAAATAATTGGGGAAACTTTATAGCAATTGTTACAACAATTTCATCAGGGATAATTGATTATATGTTTGGAAATCATTCAGCAATTATTACATATCCTTTGACTTTTTTAATCCATTCTTTCGCCTCTTATAACTGGAGTAAAGGAGAAAAAATCAGAAAAATTGATATTTGGTATGCAATTATTGTAGGTGGAGGTTTATGTATAGCATTTGGTATTGTATATTTAGGATTTTATCTTTTTGGTGGAGATTTTGAATTATACCCTTGGGTTTCTTTAATCTTTGGACTTTCAATTGGGGCAAATATTGCAAATGCATTAAAATATGAAGAAACATGGTTGAGTTGGATGATTTATAATTTTCTTCAATTAATAAAAGCAATTATTCAATTAAATTTAGCCAATGTAGTAAAATATATATTTTATCTATTTAATGCATTATTTACGTTTCTTGATTGGAAACTAAATGGAGATGTAGTAAAGGATAGTGAATTAGAATTAGTTGAAGTTTCAAAGTAATTTTCGAATGAAAAAATTTTCGTTTTTATTGATATTTTGGAGTATTGGTTTGTTTTGTCAAACAGAAGTAGCTCCACGATTAAGTCCTAAGTCAACAGTAATTAGTACAGTAGGTTTTACCGAGATACGAATCGATTATAGTAGCCCAGGAGTTAAAGGGAGAAAAGTTTTTGGAGATTTAGAAGGGTATGGAACTATTTGGCGTGCCGGGGCTAATGAAGCTACTAAAATTTCATTTTCAACTGATGTGAAAGTAAATGGGCATGCAATTCCGAAAGGATCGTATTCTTTTTTTGTTATTCCTGAAGTAACCAATGAATGGACATTAATTTTTAATAAAGAAGCAAATCAATGGGGAAGTGCCTCTTATGACCCTGAAAAAGATTTTTTACGTTTGGTTATAGAGCCTGATTTTACTCAGGAATCTAGAGAACGCTTGATTTATGATATTCAAAGTAATGGGATTGATAAAGCTGTAGTACAATTGTATTGGAGTTTGTTAAAGTTACCTTTTGTAGTTGAAGTTGATTTCATGAAAGATGTTGAAAATCAACTTCAAAAAGCATTGGAAGAACAGAAAGAAGGAGATGAATGGCGTCCCTATTATAATTTAGCTAATTTCTTTTCAAGACCAAATTACAGTCATCCTAAAGCTGAAGATTGGATTGATAAAGTATTGATTGATTTGGAAAAATCAACAGGTGAAGATAAAGAAAGTAATCTAGATAGAGCATACTGGGTAAAAGCAAAATTATTGGCTAAGAATAATGAAAAGGAGCAAGCTCGAAGTTTATTTGAACAAATTAGTACAGGTGAACGGTCTCAATTTATTCAGGATAATATAGGAAGAATGCAAAATATTGCTGCAGGTTGGGTCACTGCTTCAATTCAATAATTATTGTAATGACTTTTTCACAAAACGAATCATACTTTTAGTATGTTCTTTTGAATATTCTTGTCCTATCTTAGAGGCAATATAGGTCACTAAAATAATGAATATACCTAAAAGATTAAACCAAATAAAGTAAGAAGATTTTCCTAAAGTTAATTCAACAATTCCATACATCCCGATAAAAAGAATAATACTGGAACCTAAACCGTACAAAAACATAAAAAATGTCCAAACGTTGGGGTGAGGACCAAATAATCCACTTAGAAAAATTTCACCATCTTCTTCTTCGACTCGCAGCGTTAGTTGTGGATGCCAATATTGGTCACGATCTTTTCGTAAACGAATTATAGTACGATCTTGATTAATAATTCCTTGATATAAGTTGTTTTCGTCTTGTAAGATTTTTTGAAAACGGGCGTGCATCTCTTCTTTAGTGAAAGGTATTTTAATAGAAAACCTTGGACGTGATGGTGTAAAGTTAACTTTGATTGGATCCATATAGTAGTATAGTTTGTTTCTATTAAAATAGGAATTTTTTCCAGAAAATGGCTGAAATGATGAAGAATTATATAAATCCAATCCAAAAAATCAGAAATGAGGGCGAAAAGCATCAGGAATATGATTCATTCTCCATTTTGTACCCTTTTTAATTAATGTAATAATATCAAATTGAACTTCAATATTTAAATTATGTTGAATAGTATACTCATGAGCTGTTTCTATAAGAAGTTTTCTCTTTTTAAAATTGACAGCATCTTCAGGTTTAGCAACTTCATCATAACTTCTTGTTTTAACTTCAACGATATAAAGAATATTCTTTCGTTTTGCAATAATATCAATTTCAGCCTTTTTGAAACGCCAACGTTCTTCTAAAATAGTATATCCTTTTTCTTTAAGATATCGTTTAGCATAGTATTCTCCTTCAACGCCTAATTCATAGCTTTCAGACATAGGTTTTTAAATTTTAAGAAGAAAGATACGAAAAAATTAAAACTTTAGAGATACCATATTATTTTCAATGGTTAATTGACATTCTTTATTGAAAATTAGAGCTCTATTATCATCTATATGACCTGCTGGAAAATTAAAAATAATAGGATAATCATATTCATAACATACGTCTAAAATAATTTCTTGAATATTTTTGCCAAAAGGGATTGTGTTATCGTGCATATCACTCATACCTCCCACAAGTAATGCTTTGATATTTTTTAAAAGATGATTTCGTTTTAAATTTAACATCATGCGGTCAATATGATATAAGTATTCATCTAAATCTTCTATAAATAAAATTTTTCCATCAGTATCAATAGAGGAAGAGCTGCCTAACAGGCTGTAAATC from Flavobacteriaceae bacterium UJ101 encodes:
- a CDS encoding protein NrfI (May play a role in cytochrome c biogenesis and may be required for maturation of the NrfA protein. In the C-terminal sectio; belongs to the CcmF/CycK/Ccl1/NrfE/CcsA family.), whose amino-acid sequence is MKFFQILFSTRTMTLLLIVFATTMGIATFVESWYGTPTAQAWIYKTKWFELIMVLLILNFIGNIERYKLYTWKKLPTLLLHVSFIIMFIGAFISRYHSFEGQMDIAEGESADIIRSYKSFFKYMVKEDGKRPYYGEDAYILSPFHKDFEKTIHYGDKTVEFRVLDYIQKKYSKGHPGVEVITKMGGQNGGEAVRESEILLKGDIIEFDGQKLGYESTDKSIMNIIEKDNELYLQAPYDFGFFNMMKNDSGNVKANELTKIEQILYTTDKARFVILPTEIDNLVIGELKSGKETKKISFMGRQFNTTYSPTYEINGLNISLGYGSSWLDPKYKMPFKIRLNDFQLEKYPGSENPSSFASEVTVIDGETKFPYRIFMNNVLDYKGYRFFQSSYIISPEGKQTTVLSVNADFWGTLITYIGYFVMTLGMILTIVWKGSYFSKVRHVLNSIKKRKASLVIATLLSVGALNAQTSTESVVKEKQTETHVHEDGTVHDANHNPVNQQEETHVHEDGTVHNANHNPVKPDAPGTHEIDMHGKNPSDTHIHTDGSVHKTETAQSEAAHGGQTFNHGFTNSFTIDSEHAKKLGKVLVQDQQGRIKPIHTYAKELIGEIHGSDKIDSLNAVQVYLSMTFETSKWFNQPIILVGKKGGEELKSITHAIEKNGKWYTSMVDLVKKDPENPTAKSLYDVYEESFNKSEAERSDFDKEVLKVIQRLSTIEGIGNGSYFWVIPDLKAHNNDWNSWATHDGELFKEGQIFISDYFNSILKARETKDWSKPNENLQKIADFQRTEDIELPSKEKIELEILYNKFPIFKVCIILYAILGSFLIILAFLNLYSDKKYITTIGNILSFFIIITFVLHTIGLAARWYISGHAPWSNGYEAIIFVAWCTLLSSIIFAYKNYFVLSSGSLMTVLLMAFSFLSVMSPTVTNLVPVLKSYWLVVHVAVIVSSYGFLGLSFIVGLVNLILMCIRKKDNYKKLTLNIKELTAISELSMMVGLYALSIGTFLGGVWANESWGRYWSWDPKETWAFISMFVYAVVAHMRLVPGLRGYFAYNIAAIFSFASILMTFLGVNYFLSGMHSYGAGDPIPILEWAGPLIIVILILAFFANRNEQQFIKKN
- a CDS encoding UPF0102 protein (Belongs to the UPF0102 family.), whose amino-acid sequence is MSESYELGVEGEYYAKRYLKEKGYTILEERWRFKKAEIDIIAKRKNILYIVEVKTRSYDEVAKPEDAVNFKKRKLLIETAHEYTIQHNLNIEVQFDIITLIKKGTKWRMNHIPDAFRPHF